The genomic segment aaattatagtaaaacaTACGAGTTctttaagttaatttatttaccattaCCCTTAGCGTATCCTATACGAGCATGTTGATATGTGAAACTCGAAAAATACATCTTTAGCACTGTACTTTTGTAAAAATACgagttttttattcttttgtttagCACTATCCTTAAAGCACCCTGTAGCACCCTCTAATGGTACTCATCTGTATCCCCCcctaaatattatactaaaagtaaaccctaatttatatatatatctatatatataaatatgcacataataCAATTCTTGTTGATTATACATACGTAATCTCATCTTTACAACAAACACAGTTAACTTCTCATCTGcaagattataaatatatatatatatatatatattcgcataaaacaccacaaaatgaAACTATTACAATTAGTTCACACGTCATCTACGttcttaatttgtatttatatattcccAAAATGTGACTTCTATTTTACTGACGGGTGAGGAAAAAAACTACGTATTGTCAGTAGACCTCATAAAATAGGATATCTATTGAGCTGCAGAATCTGCAAAAATATGTTGAATCATATAGTTAGCTAAGGCAATAGAAATAACGAGAGCACCATTATGGGTTTAATGAACTCCCTGAGTATTAGTAAGTCCAAAGTGGATCGTGGGATCCCTTGCTGGTTGCTTTATGGTCAATCTCCTTTATCATTTGGGCAGCAAGATGATGTGCACGCCTAGATTTCATAGGAGTCCCATCAGTAGGTCTTCAACTATCATGTAGATCACCTCTTTGGCCGGTGCGTTTTCGTGTTTTGCTCCTTAGTAGGAGAGTTATCCTTATGGCGCTCGGCACTGCCTCCTAGAGGGATCAACAAGTTGATCCTCGTTTCTACGGGAATATCTATGGTTAGAGCATTTCTCTTGTAGTTCACAATGCTAATTTTTGTAGACGTAGTTCTTTAGGTAACCATCTTGAATGAACCTTTCTATCTCCTATCTCAGTTGGCGACATCTATTCGTATCATGTTTGTACTGCCCATGGTATTTGAAAAGTATTTAGATGTGGGAAGCTCTGGTCCTTCCTCTACACCCTTGGACCACTACAAAATAGGGTGTTTATTTGTGGCCATCAACATCCATGCTGAGCTAGTAATAAGTGGGGTGAAATTCTCGGTGCTGGGATGATGGGATTCAACTATCCTCGTGCTTCCCTTCtattttggagagaaaaggTGGCTTCATAATCCCATCTTTTATCGTGGATGTGCTTAGCAAGCAGTGTGGTGCCATCATAAGCAAGTTGGTGCTGGGGCGTCTTGAGGTGAGCAAGCAGCTCTTCCGCCATAATATCTGCATTGAAGGGAATCCGCGCTCCAATAGCGGGACCTCCTTCCTTACCAGTTGGCAGAGTTCCACCACttctttcttgagagaatTCTAGATTTATGGAGGTTTTTGATTGGCCCTCTCCTTGCAAACGAGATCAACTAGTGTAGGTTCGTCCTGCTGGAGTTGGCCTGTCGGTTCTTCGATTTCCTTATGTGTTGAGCCTCTCCTGGTGAGAAGATTGTATTGCTCCTTTAGCTTGGGAGCCCCGAAGGGCTGAGTTGACGGTCTTGCGATGAACTGGAAAAGCTGTTAGAGGAAGAACGGGTTGGTTATAGCAGGCAAGGCTGTCGGATCAAGAGTGAGAGCAGGGGTGTTGATACCCCTTAGTGTTTGTTCTGGAAGTGGAACTACAAAATCTGCTGCAGCAAGGAGAGAAGTGTTTCCTTAAAAAAAGACATTATCACATCCATTTTCTAAGTTGGATATTTCTTACATCTCTAGCTTAAATCTCCCACAAATTGCGCCAATAATGTGTACCAAGATCTGACACATCACAATGGTTGAAAGATCTTCACTGAAAATGAGGACTAACCTACAAACAGTTCTGATGCTCATGtcaaaaattgatttactgaaaagataattgaaaatttgaaataacttAAGAGTAATAATGAAATAGTTGAAACGACTTGACAAAGTATCAATTTAAAGTGGGAATAATgttggagagaaaaatagGGCGAGAAGCTTGCTGAAAGTCAAGAGAAAAGACTGATTGCGTGAGTAATACTTGATGCCCTCATGAATGCACAATgacctttatttataggcCAATGAAGAGCAAATTTAGAAGTTTTAGCAACGTGTGATACATCGTTAGAAAGCTGCATGGTTAgattactaacaaaaaaagaacaaattgcaatttggaCTTGTCCTTAAGAAGTTATGACTATTTGAATGAGTCATGTCAGTTAAGCCTACTTATgcaaatttcattttacctGCTGATGCCAAGTCGATGTGTTTCAATTCTTCCGAACAAGAGAGGTTTGATGCTTTTGAATTCATTGTATTAATTCCACTTCCTACTCGCAGTATGCTCTTTATGATCTCGGCTTATGATTCAATTGCCATGTATTTAGCTATTGAGCccagttaaaatatattcaattaacctggggaaaaataattatcttatcattatattaaatattaaaatagatttagGGTTAAgctaaaaatgtaaaattatatctttctccaaataagttttaaaattacacttacgcTTCTCCAAAAATTCATTGCTTACATCTGAATCCATTTTTGTTAggtttgaacaaaaaatatcgacgttagcaaaaaatttacataaattttaaaatttattgcgcatttaacattcttatataaataattttgtacttataagaaagaaaatataatatttttaaccgcactccccacacacacacacacatatatatatacatattatctTTATccctttcaaaatataaaaatgtacataaaaatattacatgatggacaaaattaaaattttatgtagttttttttgttagctTCAGATTTTTTCAGCTTTTTTCGTCAAAACCCTAATAAAAAGTTGTTAGGTGCGAggaaagaaattttgaagggAACATAAGCATAAGTTTAAAACTTCTACGAGTTAAAGTTTAATGTCGTATTTACAGATGAcgtctatgtataattaacctataaatttaatataaatttgtaatattctaATAGCAAAAGTTATTCATTTATGAACATGATTTACATTCTAAAATTAAgtggttttttgttttaatttacaccaataaattctttattttactctattttagtaagattttttttctttattttatcaaaaaatatttagcataatttagattttgattTCCTATGATATCAGTTCTCCCACCATACCCCAACCCCCACCCCACCGCCAACGGTGGAGTCACACTACTTCCAATGCTTctccataaataaatatataaatactggGTCATAGGAGGAAGAACATAACCACGTTAACTCAGAAGATCAGCCCTCCCCCCGCCCCAAGAACCCAATTCTCGAACACATTCTCCTCCTCCGATTCAATGAGAAAGATTAGCTATTTTGGCAACATGTtgcatattattaatatgggtgaatatcaatttacccgcagtgatattgaaaatgagcatattaccctcctataaaaaaaatatagcaatttaatttccctcactttttaaaatgaagtaatttacctccttatacagtgaggtaaattgtttaattttaaaaaatatagggaagtaaattgttgtattttaacaaatatagggatataaatcgctatttagtttttcataaggggatagTTTTAtaccataaaaaagaaaatatgtctCTCCTTTTTAAGGCCAATAATGATATTTAGTTTCTCATGGTGacatacaattatattaatatcgaTTCAAAAGTTTCCCAATGAATTCTTCATATTATATCTTTGTTGTTTTACTTTCaaagtttgtttattttttttacggGCCATTCACAAACAGTGGTTAAAGTGTCTATTTTTAGATTTGAGAGGGGTAGTGtgtcatataaatataactgaAGGGGGACAATGCTAATTTGAAGAGTTGAAGGGGCTAAACGTAATTTAAATACGGTAACTTTGCGGTACGATTTGAATTAACCGGATAAGTTGGGGGCGATTGTTAAAAGCGTGTTCCACTCATGAGTCATGCCATCTTCACCACCATATTCTGGATTCGCACTCCGTAGCGATGAGAATGGCTCTCAATTCCAAATTCATGCAACTTTATGGTACGACGATTCAGAGCAACCTTAATCACGTTTCAGTTCTGGCTGTTTACTTAAATTGCTAATGAATTTGCTTGCGAATGGTTTGCAGTAAGGTTATGATCTGTTGTTGGGTTCGATCGCCGCTTTTTATGTGTTCATGGCACCTTACACAAAGGTCGGAGAAAGCTTCAATGTTCAGGTGCGATGTAATTCGCggatatttgtttttatttcaggGTGCTTGTGGTTTTGGGTTTTTCAACGCTTCTTTTCTTGGAAAtatcttcttgattttcttttcgggattttcagaatttttgttttttcaagaATATGTTCGATGAAATATTTGGTTGAACCTGTTCTCGGGTTTTCAGGATTTTGGGTTTTggtttacttttttcttggaaatatttggatttcttctatttttttggtcTTGATGAAAACTGAGAAATGGCCAAGAATCTTAAAGTTGTTATGTAATTCGCggattatttgtttttatttttggggttttgggtttttcaaaacttcttttcttgatctctTATCGGATCAACAATGTGTTCGgtcaaatatttgtttgatttttgttttcggGTTTTTGAGGATTTTGggtttctttacttttttctcGGATATAAgtggtttcttttatttgtttggtcTTGATGAAAATTGAGGACCAAGAATCTTAAAGATGTGTGCTTCTATCGTTTAGGCAATGCACGACATATTATATCATCGGCATCAGATAGAGAAGGTAAAACTAGATCTTTTGCTTGGTTACAAAAATTTACTGTTTTGGTGGAgtattctattaatttttgtttgtctgtgtttgtttttgtgggCCATGTCAGTATGATCACTTGGAATTTCCTGGAGTTGTTCCTCGTACATTTATAGGTATGGTTTCTTATACTAGTACTCCAATGGTAACATGCATTGTTCCTGATTAGATGTAGTGTGAAGGTGCTCCATCAGTTGCTTGCTTAGTAAATTCTGTTTGATTAGATACTCATAGCTATATACTGTAGAAACTTCAAGACTTTGATTACGCCAGGCATCTCGCCCATTTACTGTTGTTAATGTTGAGTTCATAGCTCAGCTGGGGAACGTTCGTGGGGAATCCTTTGGATTTCTATACATGAGTTTCATGGAAAAACACCGGAATTACGAGAAGCTACATACCGTAATGAATTTCATCACAGTGATAGAAATTAGGTTTAGACGGCACACAATTTGCTGCGACTTTCTGAACCATAGGCAACTCCTAGATGGTAGCACTACTTAAGACTCTCTTGAGCCACTTATCCACCCAAAAATTCTACCCATCATTTTAGACAGTAATTCTGATATACCCTCTGCTATCAAGACAGTGGAACACTCACTAGGACATAGTGAATATTTGACTTGCAAATATAATCCCTTCAAGCAA from the Sesamum indicum cultivar Zhongzhi No. 13 unplaced genomic scaffold, S_indicum_v1.0 scaffold00233, whole genome shotgun sequence genome contains:
- the LOC105179905 gene encoding dol-P-Man:Man(7)GlcNAc(2)-PP-Dol alpha-1,6-mannosyltransferase-like; protein product: MRMALNSKFMQLYGYDLLLGSIAAFYVFMAPYTKVGESFNVQAMHDILYHRHQIEKYDHLEFPGVVPRTFIGSGPCQFEI